In the uncultured Methanobacterium sp. genome, one interval contains:
- a CDS encoding PadR family transcriptional regulator — protein sequence MNTQFKKGVLELCVLVLLDRKDCYGYEMVDEISKNISISEGTIYPLLKRLKKEKFVISYLKESQNGPPRKYYRLTELGKGKKEKLVEEWRNFSIGVNNLLNFEITNNSGAIKDE from the coding sequence ATGAACACTCAATTTAAAAAAGGCGTACTGGAACTTTGTGTTCTGGTTCTCCTTGACAGAAAAGACTGTTACGGTTACGAGATGGTGGATGAAATCTCGAAGAACATTTCTATTTCCGAGGGAACCATCTATCCTCTTCTTAAAAGGTTAAAAAAGGAGAAGTTTGTGATTTCATACTTAAAAGAGTCCCAAAACGGCCCGCCTAGAAAATATTACCGGCTAACTGAATTGGGAAAAGGAAAAAAGGAAAAATTAGTTGAAGAATGGAGAAACTTCTCTATAGGTGTGAATAATTTATTGAATTTTGAAATTACAAATAATTCGGGGGCTATTAAGGATGAATAA